Proteins encoded within one genomic window of Amorphoplanes friuliensis DSM 7358:
- a CDS encoding ABC transporter ATP-binding protein, which yields MSIVNEDPGDGTAQPAIELAGVHKDYLSHGEKVQAVRRLDLTIGSGEFFSLLGPSGCGKTTTMRMIAGFEEPTGGTVFLDGQDVTRVSPNKRDVNMVFQSYALFPHLNAYQNVCFGLERKKVAKKEIQRRVGEIMEIVSLNGMEKRAPREMSGGQQQRVALARALVNRPRALLLDEPLGALDLKLRQQMQVELKRIQREVGITFVYVTHDQGEALTMSDRIAVMESGRIDQLGSPREIYEKPATRFVAGFIGTSNLLDGSIDSITEGVATLSYGEGERVLVPVVGAMKTGDTVEVSIRPEKIDLSQDAPAGTGDSVLTGVVTDVVYHGTSTNYTVKTSAGPDFVVFDQNAFSAEDLAGPGDRVFLTWNCQHSYPIGV from the coding sequence ATGTCCATCGTGAACGAAGACCCTGGCGACGGCACCGCCCAGCCCGCGATCGAGCTGGCCGGGGTGCACAAGGACTACCTGTCGCACGGCGAGAAGGTGCAGGCCGTGCGGCGCCTGGATCTGACCATCGGGTCCGGCGAGTTCTTCTCGCTGCTCGGCCCGTCCGGCTGCGGCAAGACGACCACGATGCGGATGATCGCCGGGTTCGAGGAGCCGACCGGTGGCACCGTGTTCCTCGACGGCCAGGACGTCACCCGTGTCTCGCCCAACAAGCGGGACGTCAACATGGTGTTCCAGTCGTACGCGCTGTTTCCGCATCTGAACGCGTACCAGAACGTGTGTTTCGGGTTGGAGCGCAAGAAGGTCGCGAAGAAGGAGATCCAGCGCCGGGTGGGCGAGATCATGGAGATCGTCTCGCTGAACGGCATGGAGAAGCGCGCGCCGCGCGAGATGTCCGGCGGCCAGCAGCAGCGTGTCGCGCTGGCGCGGGCGCTGGTCAACCGGCCGCGGGCGCTGCTGCTGGACGAGCCGCTCGGCGCGCTGGACCTCAAGCTGCGGCAGCAGATGCAGGTGGAGCTCAAGCGCATCCAGCGCGAGGTGGGCATCACGTTCGTCTACGTGACCCACGACCAGGGTGAGGCGCTGACGATGTCCGACCGGATCGCGGTCATGGAGTCCGGGCGCATCGACCAGCTCGGCTCGCCGCGGGAGATCTACGAGAAGCCCGCCACCCGGTTCGTGGCCGGTTTCATCGGTACGTCGAACCTGCTGGACGGCAGCATCGACAGCATCACGGAGGGCGTGGCAACGCTGTCCTACGGCGAGGGCGAACGGGTGCTGGTGCCGGTCGTCGGCGCGATGAAGACCGGCGACACCGTCGAGGTGTCGATCCGGCCCGAGAAGATCGACCTGTCGCAGGACGCCCCGGCGGGCACGGGTGACAGCGTGCTGACCGGTGTGGTCACCGACGTCGTCTACCACGGCACCTCGACCAACTACACGGTGAAGACCTCGGCCGGCCCCGACTTCGTGGTCTTCGACCAGAACGCTTTCTCCGCCGAGGATCTGGCCGGTCCCGGTGACCGGGTGTTCCTCACCTGGAATTGCCAGCACTCGTACCCGATCGGAGTCTGA